The following proteins are co-located in the Paenibacillus sp. JNUCC32 genome:
- a CDS encoding FMN-dependent NADH-azoreductase: MSNVLFIKANNRAIEQSVSVKMYHEFLESFKASHPEDQITELDLFAENLPYYDGTAINGMFKAAKGLEATPEEQAAAANVSKYLDQFLAADKIVLAFPLWNMTVPAVLHTYIDYLNQAGKTFKYTPQGVVGLVTGKKVVILNARGGNYSEGPMAAAEMAVNFVMGNLRQWGVQDIETLIIEGHNQFPDEAEMIVQNGLELVKKAAAGF; this comes from the coding sequence ATGTCGAATGTACTATTCATCAAAGCTAACAACAGAGCGATCGAGCAATCGGTCAGCGTAAAAATGTACCATGAGTTTCTGGAATCCTTCAAAGCAAGCCATCCGGAAGATCAAATCACGGAGCTTGATCTGTTCGCAGAGAATCTTCCATATTACGACGGAACAGCCATCAACGGTATGTTCAAAGCTGCCAAGGGTTTGGAAGCTACTCCTGAAGAGCAAGCGGCTGCTGCCAATGTCAGCAAATATCTTGACCAATTCCTTGCCGCAGACAAAATCGTGCTGGCTTTCCCATTGTGGAACATGACCGTCCCTGCCGTTCTTCATACCTATATCGATTACCTGAACCAAGCAGGCAAAACGTTTAAATATACACCGCAAGGCGTGGTAGGTCTCGTGACCGGCAAAAAAGTCGTCATCCTGAATGCACGCGGCGGCAACTATTCCGAAGGTCCTATGGCTGCAGCAGAGATGGCTGTCAACTTCGTTATGGGCAATCTTCGTCAATGGGGCGTGCAGGATATCGAAACCCTCATAATCGAAGGTCACAACCAGTTCCCTGACGAAGCGGAAATGATCGTTCAGAACGGTCTTGAGCTTGTTAAAAAGGCCGCTGCCGGATTTTAA
- a CDS encoding PadR family transcriptional regulator, which produces MNVSIQFKKGVLELCVLVLIHRKDQYGYELAQAVSRHIEVAEGALYPLLRRLVNEGYCTTYLQESSEGPPRKYYKLTDSGVIYMRSMVKEWQAFVSNVTNLIEEGNLYD; this is translated from the coding sequence ATGAATGTCAGTATTCAATTCAAAAAAGGCGTTCTTGAACTCTGCGTGCTTGTGCTGATCCATCGCAAGGACCAATATGGCTACGAGCTGGCTCAAGCCGTCTCCCGGCATATCGAGGTAGCCGAAGGCGCCCTGTACCCTCTCCTTCGCAGGCTTGTTAATGAAGGCTACTGCACCACCTACCTCCAGGAATCGAGCGAGGGCCCCCCCCGTAAATATTATAAGCTGACGGACAGCGGAGTGATTTATATGCGATCTATGGTGAAGGAATGGCAAGCATTTGTAAGCAACGTGACCAATTTGATAGAGGAAGGGAATTTGTATGACTAA
- a CDS encoding DUF1700 domain-containing protein, with amino-acid sequence MTKKQFISILESRLAALPPGERREFIQDVESHFVIGMQNGRSEEEIARELGDPFEMAKEALGDRYVDMEMPAPSAVRRPFAIGKYAVGTGLFFCALVTVPFLAALWSGGVAIALGALATLLSPVLVLLDYILNGTFYPAKLFLSISLIGIGIFLGYATRSAMVGLLSLTLRYSRWNTRLLKGRDAQ; translated from the coding sequence ATGACTAAAAAACAGTTTATTTCGATTTTGGAATCTCGCCTTGCCGCGCTTCCTCCGGGGGAACGCCGGGAATTCATTCAGGATGTAGAGTCCCATTTTGTCATCGGCATGCAGAATGGGCGTTCCGAAGAGGAGATTGCCCGGGAGTTGGGAGACCCTTTTGAGATGGCGAAGGAAGCTTTAGGCGACCGGTACGTGGATATGGAAATGCCTGCTCCCTCGGCGGTCAGAAGACCGTTTGCCATAGGCAAATATGCGGTGGGAACCGGTTTGTTCTTCTGTGCATTAGTGACCGTCCCGTTCCTTGCGGCATTATGGTCCGGTGGCGTCGCCATCGCTCTGGGAGCCCTGGCAACCTTGCTGAGCCCGGTGCTCGTTCTGCTCGATTACATCCTGAATGGAACGTTTTATCCGGCTAAATTATTCTTATCGATCTCCTTGATCGGAATCGGCATCTTCCTCGGATATGCCACACGCTCGGCCATGGTTGGATTGTTATCGTTAACCTTGAGGTACTCCAGATGGAATACACGTTTGTTGAAGGGTCGTGACGCACAGTGA
- a CDS encoding DUF4097 family beta strand repeat-containing protein yields MNRKWLFSLAIALILVGIIGMAANKFKFGEELVSYQNRWDLQDAVNLKNLTITSNMNVSFAFEDSGDDNGYIAFDGKLKPDHVDILEAFKPAGQEIDLDLTTADSFQFMSVDFHSPKGKITIVLPSSTKLEELDLSTLSDNIQVSGASSKSIAISVKSGNINMNGIVADQLNVENISGSIRGSDIQASAQLVNHSGDVELKDMEGPVDIEVTSGNVNVGLLGVSSVNILCRSGNVKVQPDPSFRGFYDLKSLTGSISAPESLKETTDTIQVETYSGNIDIVH; encoded by the coding sequence GTGAACAGAAAATGGTTGTTCAGCTTAGCAATCGCACTTATATTGGTAGGAATCATCGGCATGGCTGCGAACAAGTTTAAATTCGGGGAAGAACTGGTCAGCTACCAGAACCGATGGGATCTGCAGGATGCCGTGAATTTGAAGAATTTAACAATCACCAGCAATATGAATGTCAGTTTCGCTTTTGAGGACAGCGGCGATGATAACGGGTATATCGCTTTTGACGGCAAATTAAAGCCGGATCATGTCGATATCCTTGAAGCTTTTAAGCCTGCAGGTCAAGAAATCGATTTGGATCTGACTACGGCTGATTCGTTTCAGTTTATGAGCGTGGACTTTCATTCGCCGAAAGGGAAAATAACCATTGTCCTTCCTTCAAGCACGAAACTCGAGGAGCTCGATTTATCAACGTTATCCGATAACATCCAGGTAAGCGGAGCTTCGTCCAAGTCGATTGCCATTTCCGTAAAGTCAGGCAATATCAACATGAACGGAATCGTAGCTGACCAGTTGAACGTAGAGAACATTTCGGGCAGTATTCGCGGCTCCGACATTCAGGCCTCCGCTCAACTCGTCAATCATTCAGGAGACGTCGAATTGAAAGATATGGAAGGCCCCGTGGACATCGAGGTCACTTCCGGCAATGTAAACGTAGGATTGCTCGGCGTTTCGTCGGTGAATATCCTGTGCAGATCGGGCAACGTGAAAGTGCAGCCTGACCCTTCATTCCGCGGTTTCTATGACCTTAAGTCGCTCACCGGATCGATATCGGCGCCGGAGTCATTGAAGGAAACAACCGATACCATCCAAGTGGAAACCTACTCCGGTAATATCGATATCGTACACTGA